One Salmo salar chromosome ssa01, Ssal_v3.1, whole genome shotgun sequence DNA window includes the following coding sequences:
- the LOC106561199 gene encoding zinc finger protein 239-like — MSSLNYSPPVKEEEVCWTEKEALGLNIVVKEEKEEEDVTVQKEVGGEAVTMKEEEKDVSVKAEEEEKEDGVFEVKEEGEEETEGERWDYCGSSLEPQQHHEADEAEKSLSRSELLKKHQQIPTGKKPHCCSDCGKRFKSSSELKKHQRVHTGEKPYSCDQCGKSFTQSNSLKSHQRTHTGEQPYSCEQCGKSFSQIEHLKGHQRTHTGEKPYSCDVCADSFTTSSQLVVHQRVHTGEKSYSCNQCGKSFTQSNSLKSHQRTHTGEKPYSCDQCGKSFSQVELLINKGHQRTHTGEKSFSCYHCGKSFTQTA, encoded by the exons atgagctccctaaactactcccctcctgttaaagaagaggaagtctgctggacggagaaagaagctctggggctgaacattgtcgtgaaagaggagaaggaagaggaggatgttacagttcAAAAAGAAGTAGGGGGTGAGGCTGTTAcaatgaaagaagaagagaaagacgtttcagtgaaagcagaggaggaagagaaagaggatggAGTTTTTGAAgtgaaagaggaaggagaggaggagacagaag gagagagatgggaCTATTGTGGATCATCTctggagcctcaacaacatcatgaagctgacgaggcagagaagagtctctccagatcagaactcctcaagaaacaccagcagataCCCACAGGAAAGAAACcgcactgctgctctgactgtgggaaacgtttcaaatcttcatcagaacttaaaaaacaccagcgagtacacacaggagagaaaccttatagctgtgatcagtgtggcaagagttttactcagtcaaacagcctgaaatcacaccagagaacacacacaggagagcagCCATATAGCTGTGAGCAATGTGGGAAAAGCTTTTCTCAGATAGAACACCTTAAaggacaccagagaacacacacaggagagaagccttatagctgtgatgtaTGTGCGGATAGTTTTACTACATCAAGCCAGCTGGTAgtacaccagcgagtacacacaggagagaaatcttatagctgtaatcagtgTGGCAaaagttttactcagtcaaacagcctgaaatcacaccagagaacacacacaggagagaaaccttatagctgtgatcaatgtgggaaaagCTTTTCTCAGGTAGAACTCCTTATTAATAAaggacaccagagaacacacacaggagagaaatcttttagctgttatcattgtgggaagagttttactcaaacAGCCTGA